One genomic segment of Devosia sp. includes these proteins:
- a CDS encoding peptidylprolyl isomerase yields the protein MHNAPISFVRSLGLALLLAVPSLAQAQEATTAETTAAASDAVVATVGGEAITESDMSFAAEDMAQDLAQMPAEERRAFLLRVLIDMKVMSQAAREAGMDQTEIFAQRQKYLEERALRRAYFTDAIVAAVTEEAVRAEYDKFAAEFVPEDEIRASHILVETEEEAKAVKAELDGGADFATLAQEKSIDPGASNGGDLGFFGQGMMVAPFETAAFALTEPGQVSDPVQTQFGWHVIRLEEKRPSAPPAFEQVAPQIQQQLLMQNFTAIVDELMAKTTVEVTDPALKAAMDAQEQAGAAAEEAVEAEDGAAEEAAEPAAQ from the coding sequence ATGCACAATGCCCCCATCAGTTTCGTCCGCAGCCTCGGCCTCGCGCTGCTGCTGGCAGTGCCCTCGCTTGCCCAGGCGCAGGAGGCCACGACCGCAGAGACGACGGCAGCCGCTTCCGACGCCGTGGTGGCCACGGTTGGCGGCGAGGCCATTACCGAATCCGACATGAGCTTTGCCGCCGAGGACATGGCGCAGGACCTGGCGCAGATGCCGGCCGAGGAGCGCCGCGCCTTCCTCCTGCGCGTGCTGATCGACATGAAGGTGATGTCGCAGGCGGCGCGCGAGGCCGGCATGGACCAGACCGAAATCTTCGCCCAGCGGCAGAAATATCTCGAGGAGCGGGCCCTGCGCCGCGCCTATTTCACCGATGCCATCGTGGCGGCGGTGACCGAAGAGGCCGTTCGTGCGGAATATGACAAGTTCGCCGCCGAATTCGTGCCCGAGGATGAAATCCGCGCCAGCCACATCCTGGTCGAGACCGAGGAAGAGGCCAAGGCGGTCAAGGCCGAACTGGACGGCGGCGCCGATTTCGCCACGCTGGCCCAGGAGAAGTCGATCGATCCCGGCGCCAGCAATGGCGGCGATCTCGGATTTTTTGGCCAGGGCATGATGGTGGCGCCCTTCGAGACCGCTGCCTTTGCCCTGACCGAGCCCGGGCAGGTGTCCGACCCGGTCCAGACCCAGTTCGGCTGGCATGTGATCCGGCTGGAAGAAAAGCGCCCGTCCGCTCCGCCGGCCTTCGAGCAGGTGGCGCCGCAGATTCAGCAGCAGTTGCTGATGCAGAATTTCACGGCCATCGTCGATGAGCTCATGGCCAAGACCACTGTCGAGGTAACCGACCCCGCGCTCAAGGCGGCCATGGATGCCCAGGAACAGGCCGGCGCTGCCGCCGAGGAAGCCGTTGAGGCCGAGGACGGCGCGGCCGAAGAGGCGGCTGAACCCGCAGCGCAATAG